In a genomic window of Pseudomonas putida:
- a CDS encoding high-affinity branched-chain amino acid ABC transporter permease LivM, protein MTRNLKQAFFSALLVWAVAYPVLGLKLTIVGINLEVHGTSTATLITIAVCSVLMFLRVLFDQQISSAWRSSPRMPLIPAKASNFLTLPTTQRWLIIALIAGALVWPFFGSRGAVDIATLVLIYVMLGLGLNIVVGLAGLLDLGYVGFYAVGAYSYALLSHYYGLSFWICLPIAGLMAATFGFLLGFPVLRLRGDYLAIVTLGFGEIIRLFLRNLTGLTGGPNGISNIEKPTFFGLTFERKAAEGMQTFHEYFGLEYNSINKVIFLYLVALLLALLALFVINRLLRMPLGRAWEALREDEIACRALGLNPTVIKLSAFTLGASFAGFAGSFFAARQGLITPESFTFIESAIILAIVVLGGMGSQLGVILAAVVMILLPEMMREFSEYRMLMFGALMVLMMIWRPQGLLPMQRPHMELRK, encoded by the coding sequence ATGACTAGGAATCTTAAACAGGCGTTTTTCAGCGCCTTGCTGGTATGGGCCGTGGCCTATCCGGTATTGGGTCTGAAGCTGACCATCGTCGGCATCAACCTGGAAGTGCACGGCACCAGCACCGCCACCCTGATCACCATCGCGGTGTGTTCGGTGCTGATGTTCCTGCGTGTCCTGTTCGACCAGCAAATCAGCTCGGCCTGGCGCTCTTCGCCGCGCATGCCGCTGATTCCGGCCAAGGCCAGTAACTTCCTGACTCTGCCGACCACTCAGCGCTGGTTGATCATCGCCCTGATCGCCGGTGCCCTGGTCTGGCCGTTCTTCGGCTCCCGTGGCGCGGTGGACATCGCGACACTGGTGCTGATCTACGTGATGCTCGGCCTCGGCCTGAACATCGTGGTCGGCCTGGCCGGTCTGCTCGACCTGGGTTACGTTGGTTTCTACGCCGTCGGCGCCTACAGCTACGCGCTGCTGTCGCACTACTACGGCCTGAGCTTCTGGATCTGCCTGCCGATTGCCGGCCTGATGGCGGCCACTTTCGGCTTCCTGCTGGGCTTCCCGGTGCTGCGTCTGCGCGGCGACTACCTGGCGATCGTGACCCTGGGCTTCGGTGAAATCATCCGTCTGTTCCTGCGTAACCTGACCGGCCTGACTGGCGGTCCGAACGGCATCAGCAACATCGAGAAGCCGACGTTCTTCGGCCTGACCTTCGAACGCAAGGCCGCCGAAGGGATGCAGACCTTCCACGAGTATTTCGGCCTGGAATACAACTCGATCAACAAGGTGATCTTCCTGTATCTGGTGGCGTTGCTCCTGGCACTGCTTGCACTGTTCGTCATAAATCGCCTGCTGCGCATGCCCCTGGGGCGCGCGTGGGAAGCATTGCGCGAAGACGAAATCGCCTGCCGTGCACTGGGTCTCAACCCGACCGTGATCAAGTTGTCGGCCTTTACCCTGGGCGCCAGCTTCGCCGGTTTCGCCGGTAGCTTCTTCGCCGCTCGTCAAGGCCTGATCACCCCGGAGTCCTTCACCTTCATCGAGTCGGCGATCATTCTCGCCATCGTTGTGCTGGGTGGCATGGGCTCGCAGCTGGGTGTGATCCTGGCTGCGGTGGTGATGATCCTGCTGCCGGAAATGATGCGTGAGTTCAGTGAGTACCGCATGTTGATGTTCGGTGCCTTGATGGTACTGATGATGATCTGGCGCCCTCAGGGTCTGCTGCCCATGCAACGTCCTCACATGGAGCTGCGCAAATGA
- the livG gene encoding high-affinity branched-chain amino acid ABC transporter ATP-binding protein LivG: MSREILKVENLSMRFGGLLAVNGVALSVKEKQVVALIGPNGAGKTTVFNCLTGFYKPSGGSIKLDGESIEGLPGHKIALKGVVRTFQNVRLFKDMTAVENLLIAQHRHLNTNFLSGLFKTPSFRKSEREAMEYAEYWLDKVNLRDFANRPAGTLAYGQQRRLEIARCMMTRPRILMLDEPAAGLNPKETEDLKALISVLREEHNVTVLLIEHDMKLVMSISDHIVVINQGTPLADGTPEQIRDNPEVIKAYLGEA; this comes from the coding sequence ATGAGTCGCGAGATCCTTAAAGTAGAAAATCTGAGCATGCGCTTCGGCGGCCTGCTGGCGGTCAACGGCGTTGCCTTGAGCGTGAAGGAAAAACAAGTGGTTGCCTTGATCGGCCCCAACGGCGCCGGCAAGACCACCGTGTTCAACTGCCTGACCGGCTTTTACAAGCCGAGTGGCGGCAGCATCAAGCTGGACGGCGAGTCGATCGAAGGCCTGCCCGGCCACAAGATCGCCCTCAAAGGCGTGGTGCGTACCTTCCAGAACGTGCGGCTGTTCAAGGACATGACCGCGGTCGAGAACCTCTTGATCGCCCAGCATCGTCACCTGAACACCAACTTCCTGTCCGGCCTGTTCAAGACCCCGTCGTTCCGCAAGAGCGAGCGCGAGGCCATGGAATACGCCGAGTACTGGCTGGACAAGGTCAACCTGCGCGATTTCGCCAACCGCCCGGCCGGCACCCTGGCCTACGGCCAGCAACGTCGCCTGGAAATCGCCCGCTGCATGATGACCCGCCCGCGGATCCTCATGCTCGACGAACCGGCTGCCGGTCTGAACCCCAAGGAAACCGAGGACCTGAAGGCGCTGATCAGCGTGTTGCGTGAGGAGCACAACGTCACCGTGCTGCTTATCGAACACGACATGAAGCTGGTCATGAGCATTTCCGACCACATCGTCGTAATCAACCAGGGCACGCCTCTGGCCGACGGTACGCCGGAACAGATCCGCGACAATCCTGAAGTGATCAAAGCCTACCTGGGGGAAGCGTAA
- a CDS encoding branched-chain amino acid ABC transporter substrate-binding protein — MTKATKQISKLFAAMVLAGVASHSFAADTIKIGIAGPKTGPVAQYGDMQFSGAKMAIEQINAKGGVDGKKLEAVEYDDACDPKQAVAVANKVVNDGVKFVVGHLCSSSTQPASDIYEDEGVIMITPAATSPDITARGYKMVFRTIGLDSAQGPAAGNYIADHVKPKIVAVLHDKQQYGEGIATAVKKTLEGKGVKVAVFEGVNAGDKDFSSIIAKLKQANVDFVYYGGYHPELGLILRQSQEKGLKAKFMGPEGVGNDSISQIAKDASEGLLVTLPKSFDADPANKALVEAFQAKKEDPSGPFVFPAYSAVEVIAESIKAAKSEDTAKVAAEIHKGTFKTPTGDLSFDDKGDLKDFKFVVYEWHFGKPKTEASPQ, encoded by the coding sequence ATGACTAAGGCTACTAAGCAGATTTCCAAACTGTTTGCCGCTATGGTTCTGGCCGGGGTTGCCAGCCATTCGTTCGCAGCTGACACCATCAAGATCGGCATCGCCGGCCCTAAAACCGGTCCTGTAGCCCAATACGGCGACATGCAGTTCAGTGGCGCCAAAATGGCCATCGAACAAATCAACGCCAAAGGCGGTGTAGACGGCAAGAAACTCGAAGCCGTTGAATACGACGACGCCTGCGATCCAAAACAAGCGGTAGCGGTAGCGAACAAGGTCGTCAACGACGGCGTCAAGTTCGTGGTCGGCCACCTGTGCTCCAGCTCCACCCAACCGGCTTCGGACATCTACGAAGACGAAGGCGTGATCATGATCACCCCGGCTGCCACCAGCCCGGACATCACCGCCCGTGGTTACAAAATGGTCTTCCGTACCATCGGTCTGGACAGCGCCCAGGGCCCTGCCGCCGGTAACTACATTGCCGATCACGTAAAACCGAAAATCGTTGCCGTTCTGCACGACAAACAGCAATACGGTGAAGGCATCGCCACCGCCGTGAAGAAAACCCTGGAAGGCAAAGGCGTCAAGGTTGCCGTGTTCGAAGGCGTCAACGCCGGCGACAAGGACTTCTCCTCGATCATCGCCAAGCTCAAGCAAGCCAACGTCGACTTCGTCTACTACGGCGGCTACCACCCGGAGCTGGGTCTGATCCTGCGTCAATCCCAGGAAAAAGGCCTGAAAGCCAAGTTCATGGGTCCGGAAGGCGTGGGTAACGACTCCATCTCGCAGATCGCCAAGGACGCTTCCGAAGGCCTGCTGGTAACCCTGCCGAAGTCCTTCGACGCAGACCCTGCGAACAAGGCTCTGGTAGAAGCATTCCAGGCCAAGAAAGAAGACCCGAGCGGTCCGTTCGTGTTCCCGGCCTACTCGGCTGTGGAAGTGATCGCCGAAAGCATCAAGGCTGCCAAGTCCGAAGACACCGCCAAAGTGGCTGCAGAAATCCACAAAGGCACCTTCAAGACTCCAACCGGCGACCTGAGCTTCGACGACAAGGGCGACCTGAAAGACTTCAAATTCGTGGTTTACGAGTGGCACTTCGGCAAACCAAAAACTGAAGCTTCGCCTCAGTAA
- a CDS encoding DUF2288 domain-containing protein, giving the protein MNEEPSTLYAKLLGETASISWKELEPFFAKGALLWVDPALDLIAAAEAMATDDGEKVAAWLAADKVAKLSETRALDLFERDPVLWAVVVSPWIMIQERARD; this is encoded by the coding sequence ATGAACGAAGAACCTAGCACCCTCTATGCCAAGCTGCTTGGTGAAACCGCATCTATTTCGTGGAAGGAACTGGAGCCGTTCTTCGCCAAGGGTGCCCTATTGTGGGTCGACCCGGCCCTGGATTTGATCGCCGCCGCAGAGGCCATGGCCACCGATGATGGCGAGAAAGTGGCCGCCTGGCTGGCCGCCGACAAGGTCGCGAAGCTGTCTGAAACGCGGGCGCTGGATCTTTTCGAACGCGATCCGGTGTTGTGGGCGGTGGTTGTTTCGCCGTGGATCATGATCCAGGAAAGAGCAAGGGATTGA
- the livH gene encoding high-affinity branched-chain amino acid ABC transporter permease LivH yields MPDIYHFFQQLVNGMTIGSTYALIAIGYTMVYGIIGMINFAHGEVYMIGSYVAFIAIAGLAMLGLDSVPLLMTAAFLATIVVTSAYGYSIERIAYRPLRGSNRLIPLISAIGMSIFLQNTVLLAQDSKDKSIPNLIPGNIAFGPGGAHEVLISYMQIVVFVVTLVAMLGLTLFISRSRLGRACRACAEDIKMANLLGINTNNIIALTFVIGAALAAIAAVLLSMQYGVINPNAGFLVGLKAFTAAVLGGIGSIPGAMLGGLVLGVAEAFGADIFGDQYKDVVAFGLLVLVLLFRPTGLLGRPEVEKV; encoded by the coding sequence ATGCCTGACATCTATCACTTCTTCCAACAGCTGGTTAATGGCATGACCATTGGCAGCACGTATGCCCTGATCGCCATCGGCTATACGATGGTTTACGGCATCATTGGAATGATCAACTTCGCCCACGGCGAGGTGTACATGATCGGCTCCTACGTGGCGTTCATCGCCATTGCCGGGCTGGCCATGCTGGGACTCGACAGTGTTCCACTGTTGATGACCGCCGCTTTCCTGGCGACCATCGTCGTCACCAGTGCCTACGGCTACAGCATCGAACGGATCGCCTACCGCCCCCTGCGCGGCAGCAACCGTCTGATTCCGCTGATTTCCGCCATCGGCATGTCGATCTTCCTGCAGAACACCGTTCTGCTGGCGCAAGACTCCAAGGACAAATCCATCCCCAACCTGATTCCGGGCAACATTGCCTTCGGCCCAGGTGGCGCACATGAAGTGCTGATTTCCTACATGCAAATCGTGGTGTTCGTGGTGACCCTGGTCGCCATGCTCGGCCTGACCCTGTTCATCTCCCGCTCTCGCCTGGGCCGCGCCTGCCGCGCCTGTGCCGAAGACATCAAGATGGCCAACCTGCTGGGTATCAACACCAACAACATCATCGCCCTGACCTTCGTCATCGGTGCCGCGCTAGCGGCCATCGCGGCCGTGCTGCTGAGCATGCAATACGGCGTGATCAACCCCAACGCCGGTTTCCTGGTCGGCCTCAAGGCCTTCACCGCAGCGGTACTGGGCGGGATCGGCAGCATCCCGGGTGCCATGCTCGGCGGGCTGGTACTGGGTGTGGCGGAAGCCTTCGGTGCCGACATCTTCGGCGACCAGTACAAGGACGTCGTCGCCTTCGGCCTGCTGGTTTTGGTGTTGTTGTTCCGGCCAACCGGCCTGCTGGGCCGTCCGGAGGTTGAGAAAGTATGA